A single region of the Marmota flaviventris isolate mMarFla1 chromosome 10, mMarFla1.hap1, whole genome shotgun sequence genome encodes:
- the Inka2 gene encoding PAK4-inhibitor INKA2: MDCYLRRLKQELMSMKEVGDGLQDQMNCMMGALQELKLLQVQTALEQLEISGGDPVPGFPESPPTQSKHLHWEGGRGPARPGSCSPSSQPSPGSSTKFPYHRSICVRDLAPLPRTQLPKHQSCAQQGPERVEPDDWTSTLMSRGRNRQPLVLGDNVFADLVGNWLDLPELEKVGEKDEPEREEEHKGDKGRPRELGHKFALTANIFRKFLRSVRPDRDRLLKEKPGWVTPMVSESRAGRSQKVKKRSHSKGSGRFFFPSTGESRQGETPPTSSPKAMDPSPTGFDINTAVWV; encoded by the coding sequence ATGTCCATGAAGGAGGTGGGTGATGGCTTACAGGATCAGATGAACTGCATGATGGGTGCTCTGCAAGAACTGAAACTCCTACAGGTGCAGACAGCATTGGAACAATTGGAGATCTCTGGAGGGGATCCTGTCCCAGGCTTCCCAGAAAGCCCCCCGACCCAGTCCAAGCACCTTCACTGGGAGGGTGGCAGAGGTCCTGCCAGACCTGGATCCTGCTCCCCATCCAGCCAACCTTCTCCCGGCAGCAGCACCAAATTTCCATACCATAGGAGTATCTGCGTTAGGGATCTCGCCCCCTTGCCCAGGACACAGCTGCCGAAGCACCAAAGCTGTGCCCAGCAGGGGCCAGAGCGAGTGGAACCAGATGACTGGACCTCCACATTGATGTCGCGGGGCAGAAATCGGCAGCCTCTGGTGTTAGGGGACAATGTGTTTGCAGACCTGGTGGGCAACTGGCTCGACCTGCCAGAACTGGAGAAGGTCGGGGAGAAGGATGAGCCGGAGAGGGAAGAAGAGCACAAAGGAGACAAAGGCCGGCCTCGGGAGCTGGGCCACAAATTTGCCCTAACAGCAAACATCTTTAGGAAGTTTTTGCGAAGTGTGAGGCCGGACCGTGACCGGCTGCTGAAGGAGAAGCCAGGCTGGGTGACACCCATGGTCTCCGAGTCGAGAGCAGGACGTTCTCAGAAGGTCAAGAAGCGGAGCCATTCCAAGGGCTCTGGACGTTTCTTCTTCCCGAGTACAGGGGAGTCCAGACAAGGGGAGACTCCCCCGACGAGTAGCCCCAAGGCCATGGATCCCTCTCCCACGGGTTTTGATATTAACACAGCTGTTTGGGTCTGA